A window from Solanum stenotomum isolate F172 chromosome 7, ASM1918654v1, whole genome shotgun sequence encodes these proteins:
- the LOC125870566 gene encoding U-box domain-containing protein 9 — protein MAKTGVVDGDPLTVKEMELKRELQRLVKAILSQEEINVDAIDKTQQILLALKELKLKRRSSSFDLPFPEEFRCPLSKQLMRDPVMLASGQTYDRPFIQKWLKAGNRTCPQTQQVLSHTILTPNHLIRDMISQWCKNNGIQMPDSVQFLNDEGLTEADRDLFLSLLEKMSSTLSDQKVAARELRLLTKKMPSFRSLFGESADAIPQLVRPLSQSNSNVNPNLQEDIITTLLNLSIHDNNKKLVAETPKVIPLLVDALRSGTIETRSNAAAALFTLSALDSNKELIGKSGALKPLVELLDEGNPVAMKDVASALFSLCIIQDNKARAVRDGAVRAILKKIMSNVHVDELLAILAMLSNNQKAVEEMGDLGAVTCLLNIIRETSCARSKENCIAVLYTICYSDRTKWKTLRDEEKTYGTISQLAQNGTARAKRKANGILDRLNRAINLTHTA, from the exons ATGGCGAAGACTGGTGTTGTTGATGGAGATCCACTTACGGTTAAAGAGATGGAGTTGAAAAGGGAGTTGCAGAGATTAGTTAAGGCCATTTTGTCTCAAGAGGAGATTAATGTTGATGCTATTGATAAAACCCAGCAAATCCTTCTTGCTTTGAAGGAATTAAAGCTTAAACGACGTTCATCTTCTTTCGATCTTCCTTTTCCTGAGGAATTTCGATGTCCGCTTTCTAAACAACTTATGAGAGATCCTGTCATGCTTGCCTCCGGTCAG ACTTATGATAGACCCTTCATTCAGAAATGGTTAAAAGCTGGGAATAGGACGTGCCCTCAAACACAACAAGTACTTTCACATACAATTCTTACACCTAATCACTTGATTCGGGATATGATATCGCAATGGTGTAAAAATAATGGGATTCAAATGCCAGACTCTGTTCAGTTTTTGAATGATGAAGGGTTGACTGAAGCTGACCGTGATTTGTTCTTGTCGTTGCTTGAGAAGATGTCTTCAACCTTATCTGATCAAAAGGTTGCTGCAAGAGAATTACGTTTGTTAACAAAGAAAATGCCTTCCTTTCGGTCACTATTTGGAGAATCTGCTGATGCAATTCCTCAACTTGTTCGTCCCCTATCTCAAAGCAACAGCAATGTTAATCCAAATCTCCAGGAAGACATAATCACAACACTTTTGAATCTTTCCATCCATGACAACAATAAGAAGCTTGTCGCGGAGACTCCAAAGGTTATTCCACTTCTTGTGGATGCATTAAGATCAGGAACAATTGAAACAAGGAGCAATGCAGCAGCTGCACTTTTTACATTATCTGCGCTTGATTCTAATAAAGAGCTTATAGGAAAATCTGGTGCCCTGAAACCACTGGTTGAACTTCTAGATGAAGGGAACCCAGTCGCAATGAAGGATGTTGCTTCAGCTCTTTTTAGTCTATGCATTATTCAGGACAATAAGGCGAGAGCGGTTAGAGATGGTGCTGTGAGGGCTATACTGAAAAAGATTATGAGTAACGTGCACGTCGATGAGTTACTAGCCATACTAGCTATGCTATCAAATAATCAAAAGGCAGTTGAGGAGATGGGAGACCTTGGGGCGGTTACATGTCTGCTTAATATAATAAGGGAGACCTCGTGTGCTCGCAGCAAGGAGAATTGTATTGCAGTCCTTTATACAATCTGTTACAGTGATCGAACCAAGTGGAAGACATTAAGGGATGAGGAGAAAACGTATGGGACAATCTCTCAACTTGCTCAAAATGGTACAGCAAGAGCCAAGAGAAAGGCTAATGGTATTCTTGACAGACTGAACAGGGCTATCAATCTTACTCATACTGCATAA